The following coding sequences lie in one Pempheris klunzingeri isolate RE-2024b chromosome 13, fPemKlu1.hap1, whole genome shotgun sequence genomic window:
- the plk4 gene encoding serine/threonine-protein kinase PLK4 isoform X2 — protein MQKAGMVQRVTNEVEIQCRLKHPSILELYNYFEDSNYVYLVLEMCHNGEMSRYLKERKMAFSEDEARHFMHQIVKGMLYLHTHGILHRDLTLSNLLLTSNMNIKIADFGLATQLKLPNEKHFTMCGTPNYISPEVATRSAHGLESDVWSLGCMFYAFLMGRPPFDTDTVKHTLSKVVLGEYEMPSHVSLEAQDLIHQLLQRDPAHRPSLSAVLDHPFMTQSLLVRTKELGLGDEGSMDSGIATISTACTSSASAGSSSRLQRKTRHMIGSALPNRMAPIASLPRQPSSACFEDGDQWRQQQHPADRFHREGRSRGVHGGESGQPQSRYLRRTHSSDRSGSSAAGQGQSHGELGRCHSEETLTGLGRPVFPTSSTQHPFSEHGRFPSPPIKQSANSGYSLSTQTAHPPNLQFQDMEGVTNWLNNDASGHRPADSSTHSSSGSFHSSRGPSGVHSSWTDKPTGRGVNPQHNQHNMHHNLPSDSDPYRENIPGAEFQPPHGRELKLPSAKTSANKEKKTLRGVVPPLCASRLKPIRQKTKNAIVSIMDTGEVCMELLKCHSGQERVKEVLRISCDGSMVTIYQPNGGKGFPVLDCPPAPPEDILICSYDDLPEKYWKKYQYASKFVQLVKSKTPKVTLYTKYAKVMLMENAPNADLEVCFYDGAKTHKTSELVRVVEKSGKSYTVKGEVGLSGLSPESRLYVELSEEGHSMCLSLEAAITAEEQRSTKKIPFFPITIGRRPANPDSPCLSSQPSHTMPPDTASPPQPPQITPSMISYDGSDFTTASLSKKSSPVRQDLVQNTGKVVKSIFVPNVGWASQLTSGEVWVQFNDGSQLVVQAGVSCITYTSPEGRITRYKENEKLPEHVKEKLHCLSTILGLLANPTAHHLQPH, from the exons TTGGAGATGTGCCACAATGGAGAGATGAGTCGGTACCTTAAGGAAAGGAAAATGGCATTTTCTGAGGATGAAG CAAGACATTTCATGCATCAAATAGTGAAAGGGATGCTGTATTTACATACCCACGGCATCTTGCATCGAGATCTGACCTTGTCCAATCTTTTGCTGACCAGCAACATGAACATTAAAATAGCAGACTTTGGCCTGGCCACTCAGCTCAAACTCCCAAATGAAAAGCACTTCACCATGTGCGGGACGCCCAACTACATCTCCCCGGAGGTGGCCACCCGCAGTGCGCATGGCCTCGAGTCAGATGTGTGGTCACTGGGGTGCATGTTCTACGCCTTCCTGATGGGACGCCCTCCATTCGACACGGACACAGTCAAGCACACGCTGTCCAAAGTGGTTCTTGGGGAATATGAGATGCCAAGCCATGTTTCACTAGAAGCTCAGGACCTGAtccatcagctgctgcagagggacCCCGCCCACCGGCCCAGCCTCTCTGCCGTGCTGGACCACCCATTTATGACCCAAAGCCTGCTGGTCAGGACCAAGGAGCTTGGGCTGGGGGATGAAGGATCCATGGACAGCGGCATTGCCACCATCTCCACAGCCTGCACCTCCTCCGCTTCAgccggcagcagcagccgcctCCAGAGGAAAACCAGGCACATGATTGGCTCAGCCTTGCCCAATCGCATGGCGCCTATTGCAAGTCTCCCGCGGCAACCCAGCAGCGCCTGTTTTGAGGACGGAGACCagtggcggcagcagcagcatcctgcaGACAGATTTCACAGAGAGGGCAGGAGCAGGGGCGTTCATGGTGGAGAGAGTGGGCAGCCTCAGTCTCGCTACCTGCGGAGGACTCACTCTTCAGATCGCTCCGGCTCTTCAGCAGCAGGTCAGGGGCAGAGTCACGGCGAGCTGGGGAGATGCCACTCAGAGGAGACCCTGACTGGTTTAGGAAGACCAGTGTTCCCCACGTCCTCCACTCAGCACCCATTTTCAGAGCATGGAAGGTTCCCGTCTCCCCCTATCAAACAATCAGCAAA CTCTGGGTATTCATTATCCACACAGACTGCTCATCCGCCAAACCTGCAATTTCAAGACATGGAGGGAGTCACTAATTGGCTCAATAATGATG CCTCTGGGCACAGGCCCGCAGACAGCAGCActcacagcagcagcggcagcttccacagcagcagaggaccTTCAGGGGTCCACAGTTCCTGGACAGACAAGCCCACGGGCCGAGGCGTGAACCCCCAACACAACCAGCACAACATGCACCACAACCTCCCCTCCGACTCTGACCCATACAGGGAAAACATACCCGGCGCAGAGTTCCAACCTCCTCACGGCAGAGAGTTAAAGCTCCCTTCAGCCAAGACCAGCGcgaataaagagaagaaaacactgagaGGAGTTGTCCCACCGCTGTGTGCGTCCAGACTGAAGCCTAtcagacagaagacaaaaaatGCCATT GTGAGCATCATGGACACAGGTGAAGTGTGCATGGAGTTGTTAAAATGCCACAGTGGTCAAGAGAGGGTGAAAGAAGTCCTCCGGATTTCCTGTGATGGGTCAATG GTGACAATATACCAGCCTAATGGTGGAAAAGGTTTTCCTGTCCTGGACTGCCCTCCTGCTCCCCCAGAAGATATTCTGATTTGTAGCTATGACGACCTTCCAG AAAAATACTGGAAAAAGTACCAATATGCCTCCAAGTTTGTGCAGCTCGTGAAATCCAAGACTCCAAAAGTGACCCTTTACACCAAGTATGCAAAGGTCATGCTGATGGAGAACGCTCCCAACGCAGACTTGGAGGTTTGCTTTTATGACG GAGCAAAGACCCACAAGACGTCAGAGCTCGTGCGAGTGGTGGAGAAGAGTGGGAAGTCGTACACGGTGAAGGGCGAGGTGGGGCTGAGCGGCCTGAGCCCAGAGAGCAGGCTGTATGTGGAGCTGTCTGAGGAGGGCCACAGCATGTGTCTGTCACTGGAGGCCGCCATCACGGCAGAGGAGCAGCGCAGCACCAAGAAAATCCCTTTCTTCCCCATAACTATTGGCAG GAGACCTGCCAACCCAGACTCCCCGTGCTTGTCGTCACAGCCCTCCCACACGATGCCTCCTGATACAGCTTCACCTCCTCAACCTCCACAAATCACTCCTTCA ATGATCTCCTACGATGGGTCTGATTTCACCACAGCCAGCCTGAGTAAGAAAAGCTCCCCAGTGCGACAGGACCTCgtacaaaacacaggaaaagtgGTCAAGTCGATATTTGTGCCCAATGTTGGCTGGGCATCCCAG CTGACGAGCGGAGAGGTGTGGGTGCAGTTCAACGACGGGTCTCAGCTGGTGGTTCAGGCAGGAGTTTCCTGCATCACCTACACGTCTCCAGAGGGGAGGATCACCAG GTATAAGGAGAACGAGAAGCTGCCAGAGCATGTCAAGGAGAAGCTGCACTGTCTCTCCACCATCCTGGGACTGCTGGCCAACCCGACAGCACATCACCTACAACCTCATTaa
- the plk4 gene encoding serine/threonine-protein kinase PLK4 isoform X1 yields MSVSIGDKIEDFKVLTLLGKGSFACVYRAKSVNTGLEVAIKTIDKKAMQKAGMVQRVTNEVEIQCRLKHPSILELYNYFEDSNYVYLVLEMCHNGEMSRYLKERKMAFSEDEARHFMHQIVKGMLYLHTHGILHRDLTLSNLLLTSNMNIKIADFGLATQLKLPNEKHFTMCGTPNYISPEVATRSAHGLESDVWSLGCMFYAFLMGRPPFDTDTVKHTLSKVVLGEYEMPSHVSLEAQDLIHQLLQRDPAHRPSLSAVLDHPFMTQSLLVRTKELGLGDEGSMDSGIATISTACTSSASAGSSSRLQRKTRHMIGSALPNRMAPIASLPRQPSSACFEDGDQWRQQQHPADRFHREGRSRGVHGGESGQPQSRYLRRTHSSDRSGSSAAGQGQSHGELGRCHSEETLTGLGRPVFPTSSTQHPFSEHGRFPSPPIKQSANSGYSLSTQTAHPPNLQFQDMEGVTNWLNNDASGHRPADSSTHSSSGSFHSSRGPSGVHSSWTDKPTGRGVNPQHNQHNMHHNLPSDSDPYRENIPGAEFQPPHGRELKLPSAKTSANKEKKTLRGVVPPLCASRLKPIRQKTKNAIVSIMDTGEVCMELLKCHSGQERVKEVLRISCDGSMVTIYQPNGGKGFPVLDCPPAPPEDILICSYDDLPEKYWKKYQYASKFVQLVKSKTPKVTLYTKYAKVMLMENAPNADLEVCFYDGAKTHKTSELVRVVEKSGKSYTVKGEVGLSGLSPESRLYVELSEEGHSMCLSLEAAITAEEQRSTKKIPFFPITIGRRPANPDSPCLSSQPSHTMPPDTASPPQPPQITPSMISYDGSDFTTASLSKKSSPVRQDLVQNTGKVVKSIFVPNVGWASQLTSGEVWVQFNDGSQLVVQAGVSCITYTSPEGRITRYKENEKLPEHVKEKLHCLSTILGLLANPTAHHLQPH; encoded by the exons TTGGAGATGTGCCACAATGGAGAGATGAGTCGGTACCTTAAGGAAAGGAAAATGGCATTTTCTGAGGATGAAG CAAGACATTTCATGCATCAAATAGTGAAAGGGATGCTGTATTTACATACCCACGGCATCTTGCATCGAGATCTGACCTTGTCCAATCTTTTGCTGACCAGCAACATGAACATTAAAATAGCAGACTTTGGCCTGGCCACTCAGCTCAAACTCCCAAATGAAAAGCACTTCACCATGTGCGGGACGCCCAACTACATCTCCCCGGAGGTGGCCACCCGCAGTGCGCATGGCCTCGAGTCAGATGTGTGGTCACTGGGGTGCATGTTCTACGCCTTCCTGATGGGACGCCCTCCATTCGACACGGACACAGTCAAGCACACGCTGTCCAAAGTGGTTCTTGGGGAATATGAGATGCCAAGCCATGTTTCACTAGAAGCTCAGGACCTGAtccatcagctgctgcagagggacCCCGCCCACCGGCCCAGCCTCTCTGCCGTGCTGGACCACCCATTTATGACCCAAAGCCTGCTGGTCAGGACCAAGGAGCTTGGGCTGGGGGATGAAGGATCCATGGACAGCGGCATTGCCACCATCTCCACAGCCTGCACCTCCTCCGCTTCAgccggcagcagcagccgcctCCAGAGGAAAACCAGGCACATGATTGGCTCAGCCTTGCCCAATCGCATGGCGCCTATTGCAAGTCTCCCGCGGCAACCCAGCAGCGCCTGTTTTGAGGACGGAGACCagtggcggcagcagcagcatcctgcaGACAGATTTCACAGAGAGGGCAGGAGCAGGGGCGTTCATGGTGGAGAGAGTGGGCAGCCTCAGTCTCGCTACCTGCGGAGGACTCACTCTTCAGATCGCTCCGGCTCTTCAGCAGCAGGTCAGGGGCAGAGTCACGGCGAGCTGGGGAGATGCCACTCAGAGGAGACCCTGACTGGTTTAGGAAGACCAGTGTTCCCCACGTCCTCCACTCAGCACCCATTTTCAGAGCATGGAAGGTTCCCGTCTCCCCCTATCAAACAATCAGCAAA CTCTGGGTATTCATTATCCACACAGACTGCTCATCCGCCAAACCTGCAATTTCAAGACATGGAGGGAGTCACTAATTGGCTCAATAATGATG CCTCTGGGCACAGGCCCGCAGACAGCAGCActcacagcagcagcggcagcttccacagcagcagaggaccTTCAGGGGTCCACAGTTCCTGGACAGACAAGCCCACGGGCCGAGGCGTGAACCCCCAACACAACCAGCACAACATGCACCACAACCTCCCCTCCGACTCTGACCCATACAGGGAAAACATACCCGGCGCAGAGTTCCAACCTCCTCACGGCAGAGAGTTAAAGCTCCCTTCAGCCAAGACCAGCGcgaataaagagaagaaaacactgagaGGAGTTGTCCCACCGCTGTGTGCGTCCAGACTGAAGCCTAtcagacagaagacaaaaaatGCCATT GTGAGCATCATGGACACAGGTGAAGTGTGCATGGAGTTGTTAAAATGCCACAGTGGTCAAGAGAGGGTGAAAGAAGTCCTCCGGATTTCCTGTGATGGGTCAATG GTGACAATATACCAGCCTAATGGTGGAAAAGGTTTTCCTGTCCTGGACTGCCCTCCTGCTCCCCCAGAAGATATTCTGATTTGTAGCTATGACGACCTTCCAG AAAAATACTGGAAAAAGTACCAATATGCCTCCAAGTTTGTGCAGCTCGTGAAATCCAAGACTCCAAAAGTGACCCTTTACACCAAGTATGCAAAGGTCATGCTGATGGAGAACGCTCCCAACGCAGACTTGGAGGTTTGCTTTTATGACG GAGCAAAGACCCACAAGACGTCAGAGCTCGTGCGAGTGGTGGAGAAGAGTGGGAAGTCGTACACGGTGAAGGGCGAGGTGGGGCTGAGCGGCCTGAGCCCAGAGAGCAGGCTGTATGTGGAGCTGTCTGAGGAGGGCCACAGCATGTGTCTGTCACTGGAGGCCGCCATCACGGCAGAGGAGCAGCGCAGCACCAAGAAAATCCCTTTCTTCCCCATAACTATTGGCAG GAGACCTGCCAACCCAGACTCCCCGTGCTTGTCGTCACAGCCCTCCCACACGATGCCTCCTGATACAGCTTCACCTCCTCAACCTCCACAAATCACTCCTTCA ATGATCTCCTACGATGGGTCTGATTTCACCACAGCCAGCCTGAGTAAGAAAAGCTCCCCAGTGCGACAGGACCTCgtacaaaacacaggaaaagtgGTCAAGTCGATATTTGTGCCCAATGTTGGCTGGGCATCCCAG CTGACGAGCGGAGAGGTGTGGGTGCAGTTCAACGACGGGTCTCAGCTGGTGGTTCAGGCAGGAGTTTCCTGCATCACCTACACGTCTCCAGAGGGGAGGATCACCAG GTATAAGGAGAACGAGAAGCTGCCAGAGCATGTCAAGGAGAAGCTGCACTGTCTCTCCACCATCCTGGGACTGCTGGCCAACCCGACAGCACATCACCTACAACCTCATTaa